The following proteins are co-located in the Salvelinus namaycush isolate Seneca chromosome 33, SaNama_1.0, whole genome shotgun sequence genome:
- the LOC120027955 gene encoding suppressor of cytokine signaling 6-like — MTSCLQPDGRTLWIAAPSSGPQEESSHPVPVSCPTPFPCQGGPFRMKKISLKTICKSLNINKGKEEGGGDFVMLHQPSPAVDFSKEDSLFRGCYTKELAGCDLGGGGGGVEEEEKAGHNKGRSKSESLMGSLKRRLSAKQKAKVKGGSTAMGSVDDDDTFSSSSVPISFNEVKAQRPLRSASLRSHHYSPSPWPLRPVNSDEACIKMEVKVKAMVHSPSPSPNLNGVRKDFHHQDFQMEGIFQEQAVKNLQEQAESLKNLQQPQNGDQLHLNIDEHVPVVLGCTPQDYIQYTMPLEEGMYPEGSHSVSHSFCLDGSLPMEVATEADSSSLHADQQSQEDQDLVSMNLNLPADLFMESVNGLLIGSNGVMLQSSRDRVDAHQHPPPPPLSPLLPLLPSNEIPRTCSRFSGAYSHVAERVRHHLNFDPNSAPGVSLVYDSVQSSGPMVVTSLTEELKKLARQGWYWGPITRWEAEEKLVNLPDGSFLVRDSSDDRYLLSLSFRSQTKTLHTRIEHSNGRFSFYEQPDVEGHTSIVDLIEYSIKDSENGAFCYSRSRLPGSATYPVRLTNPVSRFMQVRSLQYLCRFVIRQYTRIDLIQNLPLPNKMKDYLQEKHY; from the coding sequence ATGACCAGCTGTCTCCAGCCTGATGGGAGGACTCTGTGGATAGCAGCACCTTCATCAGGACCCCAGGAGGAGAGCAGCCATCCCGTCCCAGTCTCATGTCCCACGCCCTTCCCCTGCCAAGGAGGGCCGTTCAGAATGAAGAAAATCAGCCTTAAGACCATCTGCAagtccctcaacatcaacaaggGCAAGGAAGAAGGAGGGGGGGATTTTGTCATGCTCCATCAGCCCTCGCCAGCGGTCGACTTCTCCAAGGAGGACTCTCTTTTCAGGGGCTGCTACACCAAAGAGCTGGCGGGCTGCGAccttggaggtggtggtggaggagttgAAGAAGAGGAGAAGGCGGGACACAACAAGGGCCGCTCTAAGAGCGAGAGTCTGATGGGTTCTCTGAAGAGGAGGCTGTCGGCCAAGCAGAAGGCCAAAGTCAAAGGGGGCTCCACAGCCATGGGGTCAGTTGATGATGACGataccttctcctcctcctctgtgccCATCAGCTTCAACGAGGTCAAGGCCCAGCGGCCATTACGATCGGCATCCCTCCGCAGCCACCATTACAGCCCCTCTCCCTGGCCCCTGCGGCCTGTGAACTCAGACGAAGCCTGCATCAAGATGGAGGTGAAAGTTAAAGCCATGGTCCACTCTCCGAGCCCCAGCCCCAACCTGAATGGTGTGCGGAAGGATTTCCACCACCAGGACTTCCAGATGGAGGGCATCTTTCAGGAGCAGGCCGTGAAGAACCTCCAGGAGCAGGCAGAGTCCCTGAAGAACCTCCAGCAGCCCCAAAACGGTGACCAGCTGCACCTGAACATTGACGAACACGTGCCTGTAGTCTTGGGCTGCACGCCGCAGGACTACATCCAGTACACCATGCCTTTAGAGGAGGGAATGTACCCAGAGGGGTCCCACTCTGTCTCCCACTCCTTCTGCCTGGACGGGTCCCTGCCTATGGAGGTGGCGACTGAGGCGGACAGTAGCTCTCTCCACGCTGACCAGCAGAGTCAGGAAGACCAGGATCTGGTGAGTATGAACCTGAACCTGCCAGCGGACCtcttcatggagtctgtgaacgGCCTCCTCATCGGCTCTAACGGCGTGATGCTCCAGAGCTCCAGGGACAGGGTCGATGCCCATcaacacccccctcctccccccctctctcccctcctgccCTTGCTACCCAGCAATGAGATCCCCCGGACTTGCTCCAGGTTCAGTGGTGCGTACAGCCACGTGGCGGAGCGGGTGAGGCACCACTTAAACTTTGACCCCAACTCGGCTCCGGGCGTGAGCCTGGTGTATGACTCAGTCCAGAGCAGCGGACCCATGGTTGTGACCAGCCTGACCGAGGAGCTGAAGAAGCTAGCCAGGCAGGGTTGGTACTGGGGGCCCATCACACGCTGGGAGGCTGAGGAGAAGCTGGTCAACCTGCCTGACGGCTCGTTCCTGGTCAGGGACAGCTCGGACGACAGGTACCTCCTCAGCCTTAGTTTCCGCTCCCAGACCAAGACCCTCCACACCCGCATCGAACACTCCAACGGACGCTTCAGCTTCTACGAGCAACCCGACGTGGAGGGACACACGTCCATCGTAGACCTGATAGAATACTCCATAAAAGATTCGGAGAATGGAGCCTTCTGTTATTCTAGATCTCGCTTACCAGGGTCCGCCACCTATCCTGTCAGGCTGACCAATCCCGTGTCTCGTTTTATGCAAGTGCGCTCCCTGCAGTACCTGTGTCGATTCGTGATCAGACAGTACACCAGGATTGACCTGATTCAGAACCTGCCTTTGCCCAACAAGATGAAAGACTACCTGCAGGAGAAGCACTACTGA